Proteins encoded together in one Telopea speciosissima isolate NSW1024214 ecotype Mountain lineage chromosome 4, Tspe_v1, whole genome shotgun sequence window:
- the LOC122658348 gene encoding elongation factor Tu, mitochondrial-like: MASTALMNHNSKRLIGLCSPIYSCCRGALSHRLSAPESLNGSERVSDIGPWWRSMATFTRTKPHVNVGTIGHVDHGKTTLTAAITKVLAEEGKAKAVAFDEIDKAPEEKKRGITIATAHVEYETGKRHYAHVDCPGHADYVKNMITGAAQMDGGILVVSAPDGPMPQTKEHILLARQVGVPSLVCFLNKVDAVDDPELLELVEMELRELLSFYKFPGDDIPIIRGSALSALQGTNEEIGKKAILKLMDAVDEYIPDPVRQLDKPFLMPVEDVFSIQGRGTVVTGRVEQGMIKVGEDVEILGLMQGGPLKTTVTGVEMFKKILDHGQAGDNVGLLLRGLKREDVQRGQVVAKPGSVKTSKRFEAEIYVLTKDEGGRHTAFFSNYRPQFYMRTADITGKVELPENVKMVMPGDNVTAVFELISPVPLEAGQRFALREGGRTVGAGVVSKVIS; the protein is encoded by the exons atGGCGTCAACTGCTCTTATGAACCATAATTCCAAGCGCCTGATCGGCTTGTGTTCTCCTATCTACTCATGCTGTCGAGGAGCTTTGTCGCATCGGTTGTCTGCTCCTGAATCACTCAATGGAAGTGAGAGAGTCTCGGACATCGGACCATGGTGGAGATCCATGGCCACATTTACTCGAAC GAAACCTCATGTAAATGTGGGGACTATTGGGCATGTTGATCACGGTAAAACCACACTTACTGCTGCCATTACAAAG GTGCTAGCAGAAGAAGGGAAAGCTAAAGCTGTTGCATTTGATGAAATTGACAAGGCTCCTGAGGAGAAAAAGAGGGGAATTACTATTGCCACG GCCCATGTTGAGTATGAAACTGGCAAACGACACTATGCTCATGTGGATTGTCCAGGACATGCAGATTATGTTAAG AACATGATTACTGGAGCAGCTCAGATGGATGGGGGCATTCTAGTTGTATCTGCCCCTGATGGACCCATGCCACAAACGAAGGAACATATTCTGCTTGCTCGTCAG GTTGGCGTGCCATCATTGGTGTGTTTTCTAAATAAGGTTGACGCTGTCGATGATCCAGAGTTATTGGAACTTGTAGAAATGGAGCTCCGTG AGCTTCTAAGCTTTTACAAGTTCCCAGGGGATGACATCCCAATTATTCGGGGTTCAGCCTTGTCCGCTTTACAAGGAACAAATGAAGAAATTGGGAAAAAGGCTATTTTAAAATTAATGGATGCTGTAGATGAATATATACCTGATCCTGTTCGCCAACTTGACAAGCCTTTCCTAATGCCAGTTGAGGATGTGTTCTCTATTCAG GGGCGTGGAACTGTTGTGACCGGACGTGTTGAGCAAGGGATGatcaaagttggagaagatgTTGAAATCTTGGGATTAATGCAG GGTGGTCCTCTGAAGACTACAGTCACTGGTGTGGAGATGTTCAAGAAGATCTTGGATCATGGGCAA GCTGGAGACAATGTGGGTCTTCTTCTACGTGGTTTAAAACGTGAAGATGTACAGAGAGGACAG GTTGTGGCTAAGCCTGGTAGTGTGAAAACGTCCAAGAGGTTTGAGGCAGAAATATATGTTCTTACAAAGGATGAAGGAGGTCGTCATACTGCTTTCTTCTCAAATTATAGACCTCAGTTCTACATGAGGACTGCAGATATTACAGGGAAGGTCGAATTACCTGAAAATGTTAAGATGGTGATGCCTGGTGATAATGTTACTGCAGTTTTTGAGTTGATTTCACCTGTTCCACTTGAAGCAG GACAAAGATTTGCTCTGAGGGAAGGAGGTAGAACGGTTGGTGCAGGTGTGGTTTCAAAAGTGATCAGCTGa